One genomic window of Luteitalea pratensis includes the following:
- a CDS encoding RDD family protein, producing MTRLIRLALMCATCAWGPAALAQTPDAATASPAATTAQPATAPAPEPAPQAPTVERSTRAGRPPRPTPPPAVAAEPPPAPGEERITMLPSPEFPCDGIGHNPGFRLGQDQVVRKGDAFRDLVVVFGNVLVEGHVCGDLSVTLGDVRIASGASVEGTLVVVGGKATIEPGASVGQELVLVGGTLDAPADFRPGREQIVVGVPLLGTGLRQSVPYITRGLLLGRLIVPDIGWVWGVVAVLFFVQLLLNLLFPRATAASATIIAERPLSTFMAGVLVLVLTGPVVALLAVTVIGIAVLPVLFGGLLIAWIVGKVAVNRWIGTRLFEQDDMESRVESTRSFVIGFVVITITYMIPLLGVVVWGLSGVLGLGAATLAFVRGYRRENPPAVRAPRETPPVPPPPVPPSPFEAAALGATPALAEGAGAGDADLSMHRSTLGDTYTMPPPAFAGAVPPAAHASDFSLDPRALLAYPRASFGERAAAFALDVLLVGMLTAMSSLRDPSDYFVQVLVVYHVAFWFWKATTLGGIICQLRVVRVDGAPLRFVDVLVRGLVGVFSIATFGLGALWILRDPERQSWHDKVSGTVVVRVPKHYPLP from the coding sequence ATGACCCGACTGATCCGACTGGCGTTGATGTGCGCGACATGCGCGTGGGGGCCGGCGGCGCTGGCCCAGACACCGGACGCTGCGACCGCGAGTCCGGCGGCGACGACGGCGCAACCCGCGACCGCGCCTGCGCCTGAACCGGCACCGCAGGCGCCCACTGTCGAACGATCGACGCGGGCCGGGCGGCCGCCGCGACCGACGCCCCCGCCCGCCGTCGCGGCTGAACCTCCGCCTGCGCCGGGCGAGGAACGCATCACGATGCTCCCCTCGCCGGAGTTCCCGTGCGACGGCATCGGGCACAACCCGGGGTTCCGCCTCGGCCAGGATCAGGTCGTCCGCAAGGGCGATGCCTTCCGGGACCTCGTCGTCGTCTTCGGCAACGTCCTCGTCGAGGGGCATGTCTGCGGCGACCTGTCGGTGACGCTCGGTGACGTGCGGATCGCGTCCGGCGCGTCCGTCGAGGGCACCCTCGTGGTGGTCGGTGGCAAGGCCACGATCGAGCCGGGGGCAAGCGTTGGCCAGGAACTGGTGCTCGTGGGCGGCACCCTGGATGCGCCGGCGGACTTCCGTCCGGGCCGCGAGCAGATCGTGGTCGGGGTGCCCCTGCTCGGCACGGGGCTGCGGCAGTCGGTGCCCTATATCACGCGAGGCCTGCTGCTGGGCCGGCTGATCGTGCCCGACATCGGGTGGGTGTGGGGAGTGGTCGCGGTGCTGTTCTTCGTGCAGTTGCTGCTCAACCTGCTCTTCCCGCGGGCGACGGCGGCGTCGGCCACCATCATCGCCGAACGGCCGCTGAGCACGTTCATGGCAGGCGTGCTGGTCCTCGTGCTGACCGGGCCCGTGGTCGCGCTGCTGGCCGTCACGGTGATTGGCATCGCCGTGCTTCCGGTGCTGTTTGGTGGACTGCTGATCGCCTGGATCGTCGGCAAGGTCGCCGTCAACCGCTGGATTGGTACGCGGCTGTTCGAGCAGGACGACATGGAGAGCCGCGTCGAGTCGACACGGTCGTTCGTGATCGGCTTCGTCGTGATCACGATCACCTACATGATTCCGCTGCTCGGCGTTGTCGTGTGGGGGCTGAGTGGTGTGCTTGGTCTCGGCGCGGCGACGCTGGCGTTCGTGCGCGGCTATCGGCGCGAGAATCCGCCCGCGGTGCGCGCGCCGCGCGAGACGCCACCGGTGCCGCCGCCGCCCGTGCCGCCCTCGCCATTCGAAGCCGCGGCACTCGGTGCCACGCCTGCATTGGCCGAGGGTGCCGGGGCCGGCGATGCGGATCTGTCGATGCACCGATCGACACTGGGCGATACGTACACGATGCCACCGCCCGCCTTTGCCGGCGCCGTGCCGCCGGCGGCGCACGCGTCCGACTTTTCCCTGGATCCGCGTGCGTTGCTCGCCTACCCACGTGCGAGCTTCGGAGAGCGCGCCGCGGCGTTCGCGCTCGACGTCCTGCTGGTCGGCATGCTGACTGCCATGAGCAGCTTGCGCGACCCGAGCGATTACTTCGTGCAAGTGCTGGTGGTGTACCACGTGGCGTTCTGGTTCTGGAAGGCCACCACGCTCGGCGGCATCATCTGCCAGCTGCGCGTGGTGCGCGTCGACGGCGCGCCACTTCGCTTCGTCGACGTGCTCGTGCGCGGCCTGGTCGGCGTGTTCTCGATCGCGACCTTCGGACTCGGCGCGCTCTGGATCCTCCGCGATCCGGAGCGCCAGTCCTGGCACGACAAGGTGTCGGGAACGGTCGTGGTGCGGGTGCCGAAGCATTACCCCCTGCCGTAG
- a CDS encoding endonuclease/exonuclease/phosphatase family protein codes for MTDGAPMETMRTLRLLTWNIRYGGHGREADLASTIRDSQADVVLLQEATRPAVVEAVARETGMAQWGTSHRQSLGFLSRQPVDHFEWRQPRISRHAFLHVVPAGGQVHLFGVHLSAVHAAWTERRRVHEVRALIETVAARASGFHVLAGDFNTLAPGERLDIHMLPLRLRPFVWMSGGHIRWRTIQQVFDAGYVDAFRARRPGETGFTFPSWQPHLRLDYVFAPAASVGRVATCDVIRTDAAARGSDHLPILAELSLVS; via the coding sequence GTGACCGACGGCGCTCCGATGGAGACGATGCGCACGCTGCGGCTGCTGACGTGGAACATCCGCTACGGCGGGCACGGCCGCGAGGCCGATCTCGCGTCGACGATTCGCGACAGCCAGGCCGACGTCGTGTTGCTGCAGGAAGCGACCCGGCCTGCCGTGGTCGAGGCGGTGGCGCGCGAGACGGGGATGGCGCAGTGGGGCACGTCGCACCGCCAGTCGCTGGGATTCCTGTCGCGCCAGCCGGTCGACCATTTCGAATGGCGGCAGCCGCGCATCTCGCGGCACGCGTTCCTGCATGTCGTGCCGGCCGGCGGCCAGGTTCACCTCTTCGGGGTCCATCTGAGCGCGGTGCATGCGGCGTGGACCGAGCGCCGACGCGTGCACGAGGTACGGGCGTTGATCGAGACGGTCGCGGCACGCGCGTCGGGGTTCCATGTGCTCGCCGGCGACTTCAATACCCTTGCGCCCGGTGAACGGCTCGACATCCACATGCTGCCGCTGCGGCTGCGCCCGTTCGTCTGGATGAGTGGCGGCCACATCCGCTGGCGCACCATCCAGCAGGTGTTCGATGCCGGATACGTCGACGCCTTCCGCGCCAGGCGTCCAGGCGAGACCGGCTTCACGTTCCCCTCGTGGCAGCCGCACCTGCGCCTCGACTATGTCTTCGCCCCGGCCGCGTCGGTTGGTCGCGTCGCGACATGCGACGTCATCCGTACCGATGCGGCGGCGCGTGGGTCCGACCACCTGCCGATCCTCGCCGAGCTGTCGCTGGTGTCCTGA
- a CDS encoding M20/M25/M40 family metallo-hydrolase yields the protein MRRLLRLGGVALCASMLACTASAQDRVHQALDVTLDPSTGGVAVKAEVTPGGDLREVEFLLHSRLRVTRSTPVVREVALGDVSWLGDVEGGDMGSSPAVKRYRVTLPAAGASFRVEYAGVFDFALSDAREEYTRGFRSTPGIVSRTGVYLPGASGWYPLVGRALMTFNLTVAQPNTWRVVSEGAGTSRDADGRARWASTDPVDQIHIVGGPLQLTTQPAGAAEAQVYLHEADAALSSKYLAATAQYLEMYRGLIGPYPYQKFALVENFWETGYGMPSFTLLGPQIIRFPFILTSSYPHEILHNWWGNSVFVEEARGNWSEGLTAYLADHLMQEQRGEDAVYRRSTLQKYRDYVSSAQDFPLVQFRGRHSAATEAIGYGRTMMGFHALRRAVGDENFRKFLARFYRDFKGKRASFDDVRTTMEAVSGQDLARFFADWIERASAPALAVRLTAVTNVERRTPDADRPPPHANGGTYVVEGVISQTQPGAPFAVDVPVVVQTTGKAVDAKVALAGPSASFRIETADPPLMLHVDPAFDLFRRLDARETPPSLGQLFGDAAPLVVIAASEDPAHTAAYRAMAESWKAPAHAPKVVLDTEVTSLPTDRSVWLFGRGNRFAKDLVDGTAVRLDAGAVTIDAQAMPLRDHAAILVRRHPGDATRAIGWIVADRVDAMEGLARKLPHYGKYSYLGFEGAEPVNMLKGQWQASDSPLSVDLRTGTRRDMAIAPLTLARAPLATLPAVFSDASLKAHVATLASAEYQGRGVGTAGLDKAAAYVAAQFKAAGLAPGMPGGSYRQEFTTSQTPDGKPATLANIVGVLQGSEPAWSAQSIVVTAHYDHLGMGWPGPRAGDEGRLHPGADDNASGVAVLLEVARAMADAGASRRTIVFVATTAEEAGMLGSKHYVEHPVRPREGIRSVLNIDSVGRLGTAPLGVIGSATATEWPHVFRGIGFVTGIQTQFASQGLESSDQASFIARGIPAVQLFTPPHTDYHRPGDTADKVDVAGLVRVATVAREAVTYLADRPEPLTITIAAPGAQTTTAAAPGPQGARRAGFGIVPDFAFEGPGVKASGLVPGSPAEQAGMQAGDVLLEMAGKALASLSVYSDVLKALAPGQSVPIVFEHAGTRQTATVTLTAR from the coding sequence ATGCGACGACTACTCCGGCTCGGGGGAGTTGCGCTGTGCGCCAGCATGCTGGCGTGCACCGCATCGGCACAGGACCGCGTTCATCAGGCGCTGGACGTCACGCTGGACCCGTCGACGGGTGGGGTGGCCGTCAAGGCGGAGGTGACGCCGGGCGGCGACCTCCGCGAAGTCGAGTTCCTGCTGCACTCGCGGTTGCGTGTCACCCGTTCCACGCCCGTTGTCCGGGAGGTGGCGCTCGGCGACGTGTCGTGGCTTGGCGACGTGGAGGGCGGCGACATGGGGTCGTCGCCTGCAGTCAAGCGGTACCGCGTGACGCTGCCCGCGGCAGGTGCGTCCTTCCGTGTCGAGTACGCCGGCGTCTTCGACTTCGCCTTGTCGGATGCCCGCGAGGAGTACACGCGCGGCTTTCGATCCACACCCGGCATCGTCTCCAGGACCGGCGTCTACCTGCCTGGCGCCAGCGGCTGGTACCCGCTCGTCGGCCGGGCGCTCATGACCTTCAATCTGACGGTCGCACAGCCGAACACGTGGCGTGTCGTCAGTGAAGGCGCCGGCACGTCGCGCGACGCCGATGGCCGTGCGCGCTGGGCGTCCACAGACCCTGTCGATCAGATCCACATTGTCGGTGGCCCCCTGCAACTGACCACCCAGCCAGCGGGTGCAGCGGAGGCACAGGTCTACCTGCACGAGGCCGATGCCGCGCTGTCCTCGAAGTACCTGGCCGCCACCGCGCAGTACCTGGAGATGTACCGCGGACTGATCGGCCCGTACCCGTATCAGAAGTTCGCGCTCGTCGAGAACTTCTGGGAGACCGGCTACGGCATGCCCTCGTTCACGCTGCTCGGGCCGCAGATCATCAGGTTCCCGTTCATCCTGACCTCCTCGTATCCGCACGAGATTCTCCACAACTGGTGGGGCAACTCGGTATTCGTCGAGGAAGCGCGCGGTAACTGGAGCGAGGGGCTCACCGCGTACCTCGCCGATCACCTGATGCAGGAGCAGCGCGGCGAGGACGCCGTGTATCGACGCTCGACGCTGCAGAAGTATCGCGACTACGTGTCGTCGGCGCAGGACTTCCCGCTCGTGCAGTTCCGCGGCCGGCACAGCGCCGCAACGGAAGCGATCGGCTACGGACGCACGATGATGGGCTTCCACGCGCTCCGGCGGGCGGTCGGTGACGAGAACTTCCGCAAGTTCCTCGCCCGCTTCTATCGCGACTTCAAGGGCAAGCGCGCCTCGTTCGACGATGTGCGCACGACGATGGAGGCGGTGAGCGGGCAGGATCTCGCCCGGTTCTTCGCCGACTGGATCGAACGGGCGAGCGCGCCGGCACTCGCCGTGAGACTCACCGCCGTGACGAACGTCGAACGTCGAACGCCGGACGCCGATCGACCTCCGCCACACGCCAACGGCGGGACCTACGTCGTCGAGGGCGTCATCTCGCAGACGCAGCCGGGTGCCCCATTCGCCGTCGACGTGCCCGTTGTCGTGCAGACGACGGGGAAGGCCGTGGATGCGAAGGTGGCGTTGGCCGGACCGTCCGCCTCGTTCCGTATCGAGACCGCCGACCCGCCCCTCATGCTGCACGTGGATCCCGCGTTCGACCTGTTCCGCCGGCTCGATGCCCGCGAGACGCCGCCGTCGCTCGGGCAGTTGTTCGGCGACGCCGCGCCACTCGTCGTCATCGCCGCGAGCGAGGATCCGGCCCACACCGCCGCCTACCGGGCCATGGCGGAGAGCTGGAAGGCGCCGGCGCACGCGCCGAAAGTCGTCCTCGACACCGAAGTGACGTCACTCCCCACGGATCGCTCGGTGTGGCTGTTCGGGCGCGGCAACCGCTTTGCGAAGGACCTCGTCGATGGCACGGCGGTCCGCCTCGACGCCGGCGCGGTGACCATCGACGCGCAGGCGATGCCGCTGCGCGACCACGCGGCGATCCTCGTGCGCCGTCATCCCGGCGACGCCACCAGGGCCATCGGCTGGATCGTCGCCGATCGCGTCGACGCCATGGAGGGCCTCGCGCGCAAGCTGCCGCACTACGGCAAGTACTCGTACCTCGGATTCGAGGGCGCCGAACCGGTCAACATGCTGAAGGGGCAGTGGCAGGCGTCCGACTCGCCGCTGTCGGTGGATCTTCGCACCGGCACCCGCCGCGACATGGCCATTGCCCCGCTCACGCTCGCGCGTGCACCGCTCGCGACGCTGCCCGCCGTCTTTTCGGACGCGTCACTGAAGGCACACGTGGCGACGCTGGCGTCCGCGGAGTATCAGGGCCGCGGCGTCGGCACCGCTGGTCTCGACAAGGCCGCGGCATACGTGGCGGCACAGTTCAAGGCGGCCGGCCTTGCGCCCGGCATGCCGGGCGGCTCGTATCGGCAGGAATTCACCACTTCGCAGACGCCGGACGGCAAGCCGGCGACACTGGCCAACATCGTCGGCGTGCTCCAGGGCAGCGAGCCGGCATGGAGCGCACAGTCCATTGTGGTCACGGCCCACTACGATCATCTCGGCATGGGATGGCCAGGTCCGCGGGCCGGTGACGAAGGCCGGCTGCATCCCGGCGCCGACGACAACGCGAGCGGCGTGGCCGTGCTCCTCGAGGTCGCCCGGGCGATGGCCGACGCCGGCGCGTCACGACGCACGATCGTGTTCGTCGCGACGACGGCGGAGGAGGCCGGCATGCTCGGGTCGAAGCACTACGTCGAGCATCCGGTGCGTCCGCGCGAGGGCATCCGCTCCGTGCTCAACATCGACAGTGTCGGTCGGCTCGGCACGGCGCCGCTCGGCGTGATTGGATCGGCAACGGCCACCGAGTGGCCGCATGTGTTCCGCGGCATCGGCTTTGTCACGGGCATCCAGACGCAGTTTGCCTCGCAGGGGCTCGAGTCGTCCGATCAGGCGAGCTTCATCGCCAGGGGGATTCCGGCGGTGCAGTTGTTCACGCCCCCGCATACCGACTACCACCGGCCGGGCGACACGGCCGACAAGGTGGATGTCGCCGGCCTCGTGCGGGTGGCGACTGTCGCGCGTGAGGCGGTGACCTATCTGGCGGACCGGCCGGAGCCGCTGACCATCACCATCGCGGCGCCAGGCGCACAGACGACCACGGCGGCGGCGCCAGGCCCGCAAGGGGCGCGGCGGGCGGGGTTCGGGATCGTGCCCGACTTCGCGTTCGAGGGCCCCGGCGTGAAGGCCTCGGGGCTGGTGCCAGGATCGCCTGCCGAGCAAGCCGGCATGCAGGCAGGGGACGTGCTCCTCGAAATGGCCGGCAAGGCGCTGGCGTCACTGAGTGTGTATTCGGACGTCCTCAAGGCGCTCGCGCCCGGCCAGTCGGTGCCGATCGTGTTCGAGCACGCCGGGACCCGGCAGACGGCTACGGTGACGTTGACGGCACGCTGA
- a CDS encoding sigma-54-dependent transcriptional regulator has protein sequence MATILVADDEQLIRWSLSERLQADGLRIIEAATGQEAIDKVHEGVDLVLLDFKLPDIDGVTVLRQIKEHDPDVVVILLTAYATVDTAVEAMKTGAYHVANKPFNVDAVSDLVAKALETTQLRREVRSLRAEKAQPYSPERIVGDSPPMIRVKALLRRVATSPASTVLLTGESGTGKDLAAKVLHFNSDRSHKPFVNITCSAIPETLLESELFGHERGAFTDARQQKRGLLESADGGTVYLDEIGEMVPALQAKLLRVLEEKAFKRVGGQHDVRVDVRIVAATNRNLEDQVKGGHFRSDLYYRLNVLPIELPALRSHLEDVPALVAFYVDQFNREFRKSVRGASPTALKAMQHYGWPGNIRELRNAVERAMLLTDAPWLEPLDFPALAGGAPVSAGVSLPAEGVNLEELERSLVVQALERSGGNQTRAATMLGLNRDQIRYRIEKFGLAKTTT, from the coding sequence ATGGCGACGATCCTCGTAGCCGACGATGAACAACTGATCCGGTGGTCGCTGTCCGAACGCCTGCAGGCCGACGGGCTGCGAATCATCGAAGCGGCGACCGGGCAGGAAGCCATCGACAAGGTGCACGAGGGCGTCGACCTCGTGTTGCTGGACTTCAAGCTGCCCGACATCGACGGCGTCACCGTGCTCCGGCAGATCAAGGAGCATGACCCCGACGTCGTCGTCATCCTGCTCACGGCATATGCCACGGTGGATACCGCCGTCGAGGCGATGAAGACCGGCGCCTACCATGTCGCCAACAAGCCGTTCAACGTCGACGCGGTCTCGGATCTCGTCGCCAAGGCGCTCGAGACCACGCAGCTGCGTCGCGAGGTGCGGAGCCTCCGGGCGGAGAAGGCGCAACCCTACAGTCCGGAGCGCATCGTCGGCGATTCGCCGCCGATGATTCGCGTGAAGGCGCTGCTGCGGAGGGTCGCGACGAGCCCGGCGTCCACCGTGCTGCTCACGGGCGAGAGCGGCACCGGCAAGGATCTCGCCGCCAAGGTCCTGCACTTCAACAGCGACCGTTCGCACAAGCCGTTCGTGAACATCACCTGTTCGGCGATCCCAGAGACGCTGCTCGAAAGCGAGTTGTTCGGCCATGAGCGGGGGGCGTTCACCGACGCGCGCCAGCAGAAGCGGGGCCTGCTCGAATCGGCAGACGGCGGCACCGTCTACCTCGACGAGATCGGCGAGATGGTGCCGGCGCTGCAGGCCAAGCTGCTGCGCGTGCTCGAGGAGAAGGCCTTCAAGCGTGTCGGCGGCCAGCACGACGTGCGCGTCGACGTGCGGATCGTCGCTGCGACCAACCGCAACCTCGAGGATCAGGTCAAGGGCGGGCACTTCCGATCCGACCTGTACTACCGGCTCAACGTGCTGCCCATCGAACTGCCGGCACTGCGCTCGCATCTCGAAGACGTCCCCGCCCTCGTGGCGTTCTATGTCGATCAGTTCAACCGCGAGTTCCGCAAGTCGGTGCGTGGCGCGTCGCCCACGGCGCTGAAGGCGATGCAGCACTACGGCTGGCCGGGGAACATCCGCGAACTGCGCAACGCCGTCGAACGGGCCATGTTGCTCACCGACGCCCCGTGGCTCGAGCCCCTGGACTTCCCGGCACTGGCCGGCGGGGCGCCTGTGTCAGCGGGGGTGTCGCTACCCGCGGAGGGCGTCAATCTCGAGGAACTCGAGCGCAGCCTTGTCGTCCAGGCCCTCGAACGGTCGGGTGGCAACCAGACCCGTGCCGCCACCATGCTCGGCCTCAACCGCGACCAGATTCGCTACCGCATCGAGAAATTCGGTCTCGCGAAGACGACGACGTAG